GCAATCATGATAGTCATTGATAGCATAAATAAAGGTAACGCTTGGGCTAAGTAAAATCATATATTTGTACCACCACCTAATTTTTTTCATTTTAAAACCAATCACTACTTAATCATAATTTTTTCTTCACTTGAAAACATTTGAATACATGATACAAAGTGACTTTACATCTTACTTAGTTAAACAAGGATTTGTAGCTAAGACAATACAAAGACACTCATCTTATGCAAACTATTATATAAATTGGCTTACAACCAATAATATTCATTTAGAAGAGGCCACTTATAAAGACTTAATAAATTATATCTCATACTTACAACAAATTAAAAGTAAACAGGTCATTAACGATTATCTTAGATCCATAAGTCATTATTATCGCTGGTTAAATCTTCCTAATATTGCCTATCAAGTACGTATAACAGGCATTGAAAAACAACAACAAGTATTATTTACCGAAGAAGAACTAGATCATATTTATCACACTTATACATCACAAAATAAGAAAAGCTTTTTCCGATACAGCGATAAAATATTATTGGGATTGAGTGTGTATCAGGCATTAGATGCAAGTGATATTATACGACTAGAAATACAACATTTAAATTTTAATACAGGGAAATTATTTGTTCCTGGAGGAGTAAAAACAAAAATATCTAGAACATTGAAATTAGAAGCACATCAGATATTACAGATACATGAT
This region of Cardinium endosymbiont of Culicoides punctatus genomic DNA includes:
- a CDS encoding tyrosine-type recombinase/integrase; the encoded protein is MIQSDFTSYLVKQGFVAKTIQRHSSYANYYINWLTTNNIHLEEATYKDLINYISYLQQIKSKQVINDYLRSISHYYRWLNLPNIAYQVRITGIEKQQQVLFTEEELDHIYHTYTSQNKKSFFRYSDKILLGLSVYQALDASDIIRLEIQHLNFNTGKLFVPGGVKTKISRTLKLEAHQILQIHDYMENHRDKRTEKFISPEATNENQFYHQIKNLNRQMRSHGVSLQMDIRRLKQFRQSRITLWIKQYGLRKTQYYAGFKHVSSVEHYRKQDSEDLREYVLQFHPLQ